The following are from one region of the Gemmatimonadaceae bacterium genome:
- a CDS encoding CDP-alcohol phosphatidyltransferase family protein yields the protein MNLPNAITVCRILVAPLIAALPFMTSAAVRLAAFVIYIVAAVSDYYDGKLARTRNLVTDLGSLLDPLADKLLLFATLIPMFILMSPESDPFSPDRESLGAAHQFPFRTPWGDVGLPWWIVAIVIGRELLMTVFRQVAARKGVVIGAIGPAKWKTAFQCTWVGSAYFWFFAATYAASRGWDTAPWQSFAWFNGIVGVVTMIAAVFLTLYSLWLYIVRYGRVVTG from the coding sequence GTGAATCTCCCGAACGCGATAACCGTCTGTCGTATACTCGTGGCGCCGCTGATTGCTGCGCTGCCGTTCATGACGTCCGCCGCTGTCCGCCTCGCCGCTTTTGTCATTTACATAGTGGCCGCCGTCTCGGATTACTATGACGGGAAGCTCGCCCGAACGCGAAACCTGGTGACGGACCTGGGGAGTCTGCTCGACCCGTTGGCAGACAAGCTCCTTCTCTTCGCGACGCTCATTCCCATGTTCATCCTGATGTCGCCGGAGTCCGACCCGTTCTCTCCGGATCGCGAGTCGCTCGGCGCGGCGCATCAGTTTCCGTTTCGGACTCCATGGGGCGACGTCGGTTTGCCATGGTGGATTGTAGCCATCGTGATCGGACGCGAGCTCTTGATGACAGTGTTCCGCCAGGTGGCCGCGAGGAAGGGTGTGGTCATCGGGGCGATCGGACCGGCCAAATGGAAGACGGCGTTCCAGTGCACGTGGGTGGGCTCGGCGTACTTCTGGTTTTTCGCGGCGACCTACGCGGCGAGCCGCGGGTGGGACACGGCTCCGTGGCAATCGTTCGCCTGGTTCAACGGGATCGTGGGAGTCGTGACGATGATCGCAGCCGTATTCCTTACGCTCTATTC
- a CDS encoding GTPase domain-containing protein, which translates to MSMINYAAREINCKIVYYGPGLGGKTTNLEHIYGKVKPETRGKLISLATETERTLFFDFLPVDLGTIRGFNTRFHLYTVPGQVYYNASRKLILKNVDGIVFVSDSQMERMEANLESMQNLYDNMAEYGYDLTRMPFVIQYNKRDLPNAAPVAELQAALNPGWEPADPSKARVTPDPYHAGQNLVEQLSSGEWVERAPHFEAVAVAGDGVFDTLKAVSKLVLKALA; encoded by the coding sequence ATGTCGATGATCAACTACGCGGCGCGCGAGATCAACTGCAAGATTGTCTACTACGGCCCCGGCCTCGGCGGCAAGACAACTAACCTCGAGCACATCTACGGCAAGGTGAAGCCGGAGACGAGAGGAAAGCTCATCTCACTTGCAACCGAGACAGAGCGGACTCTCTTCTTCGATTTCCTGCCCGTAGACCTCGGCACGATTCGCGGCTTCAATACGCGCTTCCATCTCTACACGGTTCCCGGCCAGGTCTACTACAACGCCAGCCGGAAGCTCATCCTGAAAAACGTGGACGGAATTGTGTTCGTCTCGGATTCGCAGATGGAGAGGATGGAGGCGAATCTGGAATCGATGCAGAACCTCTACGACAACATGGCGGAGTACGGCTACGATCTGACGCGGATGCCGTTTGTCATTCAGTACAACAAGCGGGATCTTCCGAATGCGGCTCCCGTTGCCGAGCTGCAGGCGGCGCTCAATCCCGGCTGGGAGCCGGCCGATCCTTCCAAGGCTCGAGTCACGCCCGATCCCTATCACGCCGGCCAGAACCTCGTGGAGCAGCTCTCCAGTGGAGAGTGGGTCGAGCGCGCGCCGCATTTTGAAGCGGTCGCTGTCGCCGGCGACGGAGTCTTCGACACGCTGAAGGCGGTCAGCAAGCTGGTGCTAAAGGCACTGGCCTGA
- a CDS encoding roadblock/LC7 domain-containing protein has translation MQPAASSWSFEEDDLNAIVRTISRFLAETGARSSLLVDRSGQLVATVGEPLGFDPVTFATLTAADFSANDQLARLIGETDFTTLFHQGERESMYVADIARRLILVVLFDNRTPIGLVRLKMKPAVEELTGHLDRAFARARAGGTMQPNILAGAGDEIDELFNW, from the coding sequence ATGCAGCCCGCGGCAAGCAGCTGGTCGTTCGAAGAAGATGACCTCAACGCCATCGTGCGAACGATCTCACGCTTTCTGGCGGAGACCGGCGCTCGCTCGTCGCTGCTGGTCGACCGCTCCGGCCAGCTCGTCGCGACGGTCGGAGAGCCGCTGGGATTCGATCCCGTAACCTTCGCGACGCTCACGGCCGCGGATTTCAGCGCCAACGACCAGCTCGCCCGCCTCATCGGCGAGACTGATTTCACCACACTCTTTCACCAGGGGGAGCGCGAGTCGATGTACGTGGCCGACATTGCACGGCGGCTCATTCTCGTAGTGCTGTTCGACAATCGCACGCCGATCGGGCTCGTTCGTCTGAAGATGAAGCCGGCGGTTGAGGAGCTTACGGGTCACCTCGATCGCGCGTTCGCGCGCGCGCGAGCGGGCGGGACAATGCAGCCGAACATCCTCGCCGGCGCCGGCGACGAGATCGACGAGCTGTTCAACTGGTAA
- the recR gene encoding recombination mediator RecR yields MSAIDALVGELAKLPGIGRKTALRLTYHLLRQPAEQSRRLADALATLTEKVRPCSQCFNLTEEEVCAICRDVRRDPALICAVEESADIGAIERAGEYRGVYHVLGGRLSPLDGVGPDDLTIPQLESRVSGGSVREVIIATNPSIEGEATALYVQRKLLPYQLTVTRIARGLPVGGDLEYADGVTIAQALTARRAM; encoded by the coding sequence GTGTCCGCGATAGACGCTCTCGTCGGGGAGCTGGCCAAGCTTCCCGGCATCGGAAGAAAGACAGCCCTCCGACTCACTTACCATCTGCTTCGACAACCCGCCGAGCAGAGCCGGCGTCTCGCCGACGCGCTCGCAACGCTCACCGAGAAGGTTCGGCCGTGCTCGCAGTGCTTCAACCTGACGGAAGAGGAAGTGTGCGCAATCTGTCGTGACGTCCGCCGCGACCCGGCGCTGATTTGCGCCGTCGAGGAGTCCGCTGACATCGGTGCGATCGAACGCGCCGGCGAATATCGGGGCGTGTATCACGTGCTGGGCGGAAGGCTGTCGCCGCTGGATGGCGTGGGTCCGGACGATCTTACGATCCCGCAGCTCGAGAGCCGCGTCTCGGGCGGGAGTGTGCGCGAAGTGATCATCGCGACGAACCCGAGCATTGAGGGCGAAGCCACTGCGTTGTACGTTCAGCGCAAGCTGCTGCCCTATCAGCTCACGGTGACGCGTATCGCACGTGGTCTCCCGGTGGGTGGCGACCTCGAGTACGCTGACGGAGTAACGATTGCGCAAGCGCTTACCGCCCGGCGGGCTATGTGA
- a CDS encoding YbaB/EbfC family nucleoid-associated protein, which yields MADFNKILEQAQQMQGRLEKIQDELQAMLVTATAGGGMVTVEADGKGQITRIRIDTSIVNAADVEMLEDLVLVAVREAQQKAAELAKQEMSKLTGGLNLPFKMPF from the coding sequence ATGGCTGACTTCAACAAGATTCTCGAGCAGGCCCAGCAGATGCAGGGCCGGCTGGAAAAAATTCAGGACGAGCTTCAGGCCATGTTGGTGACAGCGACCGCCGGCGGTGGCATGGTCACCGTGGAGGCTGACGGAAAGGGACAGATCACGCGGATCAGAATCGATACCTCGATCGTTAACGCCGCCGATGTCGAGATGCTCGAGGACCTCGTTCTCGTCGCGGTGCGGGAGGCGCAGCAAAAAGCCGCGGAGCTCGCGAAGCAGGAGATGTCGAAGCTCACGGGCGGCCTGAACCTCCCGTTCAAGATGCCCTTCTAG